A stretch of Vespula vulgaris chromosome 5, iyVesVulg1.1, whole genome shotgun sequence DNA encodes these proteins:
- the LOC127064052 gene encoding cleavage stimulation factor subunit 1 isoform X1: MGVFSKNSEEVTNIQSPSRNKETHNIMKEPDVDPKNIIKSRELLYRLMISQLFYDGHQTLAVQLSNMIQAEPPCPPSDRLLHLMLIGAAHEPDRTKKDTNNLPTFTASFDNTLGPGLDLEFETEAQTQAPEPAQYETAYVTSHKGNCRAGAFSTDGQLIATGSVDASIKILDVDRMLAKSAPDEMAPGDQTGGHPVIRTLYDHLEEVTCLEFHPREPILVSGSRDFSVKLFDFSKASVKKAFRTITDADQIRCLSFHPTGDFLVVGTNHPVVRLYDVNTAQCFVCSIPSHQHTAGITSIKYSPDAKTYASAGKDGSIKLWDGVSNRCINTFVKAHDGYEVCSVTFTRNGKYLLSSGKDSLIKLWELSTSRCLIAYTGAGTTGKQEHKAQAIFNHTEDYVMFPDEATTSLCAWNSRNASRKQLLSLGHNGPVRLIVHSPTAPAFLTCSDDFRARFWFRRMPTH; the protein is encoded by the exons ATGGGCGttttttcgaagaattccGAAGAAGTAACCAACATTCAGTCACCTTCCAGAAATAAAGAAACTCATAACATTATGAAGGAACCTGACGTGGatccaaaaaatataataaaaagtagagAATTACTATACAGACTTATGATCag TCAATTATTCTATGATGGTCATCAAACACTTGCTGTACAGTTATCTAACATGATTCAAGCAGAACCTCCATGTCCACCATCTGATCGTTTACTTCATCTTATGTTAATTGGTGCTGCTCATGAACCAGATCGTACTAAAAAGGACACAAATAACTTACCTACATTTACTGCAAGTTTTGATAATACATTGGGCCCTGGTTTAGATCTAGAATTTGAAACAGAAGCTCAAACACAAGCTCCAGAACCAGCACAATACGAAACAGCTTATGTTACTTCCCATAAAGGAAATTGTAGGGCAGGAGCTTTCTCTACAGATGGACAATTAATAGCTACTGGATCAGTGGATGcatctattaaaattttagaTGTGGATAGAATGTTAGCAAAATCTGCACCAGATGAAATGGCACCTGGTGATCAAACTGGAGGTCATCCAGTAATACGAACATTATATGATCATTTGGAAGAAGTAACATGTTTAGAATTTCATCCACGTGAACCAATACTTGTATCTGGCAGTCGTGATTTTTCTGTGAAACTATTTGACTTTAGTAAAGCAAGTGTCAAGAAGGCATTTAGAACAATTACAGATGCTGATCAAATACGGTGTTTATCATTTCATCCAACTGGTGATTTTTTGGTAGTAGGAACTAATCATCCAGTTGTAAGGTTATATGACGTGAACACAGCTCAATGTTTTGTATGCAGTATTCCTAGTCATCAACATACAGCTGGAATAACTAGTATAAAGTATTCTCCAGATGCAAAAACATATGCATCAGCTGGTAAAGATGGAAGTATTAAATTGTGGGATGGTGTTTCAAATCGTTGCATAAATACTTTTGTTAAAGCACATGATGGTTATGAAGTATGTTCAGTGACATTTACAAGAAATGGaaag TATTTATTGTCTTCTGGAAAAGATTCCTTGATAAAATTATGGGAATTATCAACAAGTAGATGCTTAATAGCATATACTGGAGCTGGTACAACAg GTAAACAAGAACATAAAGCACAAGCCATTTTTAATCACACAGAAGATTATGTAATGTTTCCTGATGAAGCTACTACGTCCTTGTGTGCCTGGAATTCTCGAAATGCATCAAGAAAACAGTTATTATCTTTAGGTCATAATGGGCCTGTAAGGTTAATTGTCCATTCACCAACTGCGCCCGCGTTTTTGACATGTAGTGATGATTTTAGAGCAAGATTCTGGTTCAGAAGAATGCCAACTCATTAA
- the LOC127064055 gene encoding uncharacterized protein LOC127064055 isoform X2 → MSDIKAESKNDNSIEDVPKDQSAEEKSTPTKNRRGGTKRLSTFERAAQESKEITKNLNPPTGEMEGRRRTRSSARGLTSSLPTPSPPKKEKREPATPRGTGRGRGRPKRQEKNNENNTDEEAANNKSEKHSEEESSKMEVEESKESKDTEAMESEDKTIEEVESKDTTDKLPETNSKEDKGTEESENSAEESKSTGVSEEKKDEDIKDSSDSSQDATDSTAEAPPSSSESQNPSNITPSDENKE, encoded by the exons ATGTCTGATATCAAGGCAGAAAGCAAGAATGATAACAGCATCGAAGATGTACCCAAG gATCAGTCAGCAGAAGAGAAATCAACACCAACTAAAAACAGACGCGGTGGTACGAAAAGACTTTCTACATTTGAGAGAGCAGCgcaagaaagtaaagaaattacAAAG aatttaaatCCACCAACTGGAGAAATGGAAGGTAGAAGACGTACTCGTAGTTCAGCTCGTGGTTTGACATCGTCATTACcaacaccatcaccaccaaagaaagaaaaaagagaaccaGCAACTCCAAGAGGTACTGGACGTGGACGTGGACGTCCCAAAAGACAAGAGAAAAACAATGAGAATAATACGGACGAGGAGGCtgcaaataataaaagtgaaaaacaTTCTGAGGAAGAATCTTCAAAGATGGAAGTGgaggaaagtaaagaaagtaaagacaCAGAGGCAATGGAAAGTGAAGACAAAACTATAGAGGAGGTAGAGAGTAAAGATACCACTGATAAATTGCCTGAAACAAATTCCAAGGAAGACAAAGGAACGGAAGAATCAGAGAATTCTGCTGAAGAGTCTAAAAGCACTGGTGTcagtgaagaaaagaaagatgaggaTATTAAGGACAGTTCAGACTCGAGTCAAGATGCGACAGATTCTACGGCAGAAGCACCACCATCTTCATCAGAATCCCAAAATCCCTCTAACATCACTCCTTCTGATGAAAATAAGGAATAA
- the LOC127064055 gene encoding uncharacterized protein LOC127064055 isoform X1, giving the protein MNVVMYDKMAGNSNKTLQIPGSSTVLDNLITRDQSAEEKSTPTKNRRGGTKRLSTFERAAQESKEITKNLNPPTGEMEGRRRTRSSARGLTSSLPTPSPPKKEKREPATPRGTGRGRGRPKRQEKNNENNTDEEAANNKSEKHSEEESSKMEVEESKESKDTEAMESEDKTIEEVESKDTTDKLPETNSKEDKGTEESENSAEESKSTGVSEEKKDEDIKDSSDSSQDATDSTAEAPPSSSESQNPSNITPSDENKE; this is encoded by the exons ATGAATGTGGTGATGTACGATAAAATGGCGGGAAACTCAAACAAAACTCTACAAATCCCGGGCAGTTCAACGGTCCTTGATAATCTTATCACTCGC gATCAGTCAGCAGAAGAGAAATCAACACCAACTAAAAACAGACGCGGTGGTACGAAAAGACTTTCTACATTTGAGAGAGCAGCgcaagaaagtaaagaaattacAAAG aatttaaatCCACCAACTGGAGAAATGGAAGGTAGAAGACGTACTCGTAGTTCAGCTCGTGGTTTGACATCGTCATTACcaacaccatcaccaccaaagaaagaaaaaagagaaccaGCAACTCCAAGAGGTACTGGACGTGGACGTGGACGTCCCAAAAGACAAGAGAAAAACAATGAGAATAATACGGACGAGGAGGCtgcaaataataaaagtgaaaaacaTTCTGAGGAAGAATCTTCAAAGATGGAAGTGgaggaaagtaaagaaagtaaagacaCAGAGGCAATGGAAAGTGAAGACAAAACTATAGAGGAGGTAGAGAGTAAAGATACCACTGATAAATTGCCTGAAACAAATTCCAAGGAAGACAAAGGAACGGAAGAATCAGAGAATTCTGCTGAAGAGTCTAAAAGCACTGGTGTcagtgaagaaaagaaagatgaggaTATTAAGGACAGTTCAGACTCGAGTCAAGATGCGACAGATTCTACGGCAGAAGCACCACCATCTTCATCAGAATCCCAAAATCCCTCTAACATCACTCCTTCTGATGAAAATAAGGAATAA
- the LOC127064059 gene encoding transmembrane protein 203-like isoform X2, producing MIFSLHELVHWLGLTIFEIWINLVSLTIFTILLALKLDDNYFLEQAGWWVVFSPLFIADGFNTYFCAIIFIRMHMEGMIQVAILRALWSLISLLLIFVFKYLLCKKLSGQSALEYSEVLSPVFILLQLIAVRACQLH from the coding sequence atgattttttctttacatgaATTAGTACACTGGTTAggtttaacaatttttgaaatatggaTAAATTTAGTTTCCTTAACAATATTCACAATTCTATTAGCCTTAAAATTagatgataattatttcttgGAACAGGCAGGATGGTGGGTTGTTTTCTCACCATTATTTATTGCAGATGGCTTTAATACATACTTTTGTGCTATCATATTTATTCGTATGCATATGGAAGGAATGATTCAAGTTGCCATTTTAAGAGCATTATGGagtttaatatcattattactaatatttgtatttaaatatttattatgtaagaAGCTTTCTGGACAAAGTGCTTTAGAGTATTCAGAAGTATTAAGTCctgtttttattcttctacAACTAATTGCTGTTAGAGCATGTCAACTTCATTGA
- the LOC127064052 gene encoding cleavage stimulation factor subunit 1 isoform X2, with amino-acid sequence MIQAEPPCPPSDRLLHLMLIGAAHEPDRTKKDTNNLPTFTASFDNTLGPGLDLEFETEAQTQAPEPAQYETAYVTSHKGNCRAGAFSTDGQLIATGSVDASIKILDVDRMLAKSAPDEMAPGDQTGGHPVIRTLYDHLEEVTCLEFHPREPILVSGSRDFSVKLFDFSKASVKKAFRTITDADQIRCLSFHPTGDFLVVGTNHPVVRLYDVNTAQCFVCSIPSHQHTAGITSIKYSPDAKTYASAGKDGSIKLWDGVSNRCINTFVKAHDGYEVCSVTFTRNGKYLLSSGKDSLIKLWELSTSRCLIAYTGAGTTGKQEHKAQAIFNHTEDYVMFPDEATTSLCAWNSRNASRKQLLSLGHNGPVRLIVHSPTAPAFLTCSDDFRARFWFRRMPTH; translated from the exons ATGATTCAAGCAGAACCTCCATGTCCACCATCTGATCGTTTACTTCATCTTATGTTAATTGGTGCTGCTCATGAACCAGATCGTACTAAAAAGGACACAAATAACTTACCTACATTTACTGCAAGTTTTGATAATACATTGGGCCCTGGTTTAGATCTAGAATTTGAAACAGAAGCTCAAACACAAGCTCCAGAACCAGCACAATACGAAACAGCTTATGTTACTTCCCATAAAGGAAATTGTAGGGCAGGAGCTTTCTCTACAGATGGACAATTAATAGCTACTGGATCAGTGGATGcatctattaaaattttagaTGTGGATAGAATGTTAGCAAAATCTGCACCAGATGAAATGGCACCTGGTGATCAAACTGGAGGTCATCCAGTAATACGAACATTATATGATCATTTGGAAGAAGTAACATGTTTAGAATTTCATCCACGTGAACCAATACTTGTATCTGGCAGTCGTGATTTTTCTGTGAAACTATTTGACTTTAGTAAAGCAAGTGTCAAGAAGGCATTTAGAACAATTACAGATGCTGATCAAATACGGTGTTTATCATTTCATCCAACTGGTGATTTTTTGGTAGTAGGAACTAATCATCCAGTTGTAAGGTTATATGACGTGAACACAGCTCAATGTTTTGTATGCAGTATTCCTAGTCATCAACATACAGCTGGAATAACTAGTATAAAGTATTCTCCAGATGCAAAAACATATGCATCAGCTGGTAAAGATGGAAGTATTAAATTGTGGGATGGTGTTTCAAATCGTTGCATAAATACTTTTGTTAAAGCACATGATGGTTATGAAGTATGTTCAGTGACATTTACAAGAAATGGaaag TATTTATTGTCTTCTGGAAAAGATTCCTTGATAAAATTATGGGAATTATCAACAAGTAGATGCTTAATAGCATATACTGGAGCTGGTACAACAg GTAAACAAGAACATAAAGCACAAGCCATTTTTAATCACACAGAAGATTATGTAATGTTTCCTGATGAAGCTACTACGTCCTTGTGTGCCTGGAATTCTCGAAATGCATCAAGAAAACAGTTATTATCTTTAGGTCATAATGGGCCTGTAAGGTTAATTGTCCATTCACCAACTGCGCCCGCGTTTTTGACATGTAGTGATGATTTTAGAGCAAGATTCTGGTTCAGAAGAATGCCAACTCATTAA
- the LOC127064059 gene encoding ribonuclease P protein subunit p20-like isoform X1: MAEEHKLQCINKIKSEKSNVQHNITKTLLSSGNYMLRKRQPRLIREKRDIYVTNKTDFKAQLKKCEKLFNIGISEIIIHGLGAAIKRACNLALQLKEIHHNSLDLDIKTSTEELIDDFEPLNDDYDYEMKIRRNSAIHIRVFRKEAMGILQCKAK; encoded by the exons ATGGCCGAAGAACATAAACtacaatgtataaataaaattaaatcggaAAAAAGCAATGTTCAgcataatattacaaaaacatTATTGTCAAGTGGTAATTATATGTTAAGAAAAAGGCAACCTAGattaattagagaaaaaagggatatATATGTGACAAACAAAACAGATTTTAAG GCACAATTAAAAAAGTGTGAAAAACTGTTTAACATTGGCAtatcagaaataataattcatggGCTTGGTGCTGCTATAAAAAGAGCATGTAATTTGGCActtcaattaaaagaaattcatcATAATAGCTTGGATTTGGACATTAAAACTTCTACTGAAGAACTTATtg ATGACTTTGAGCCACttaatgatgattatgattatgaaatgaaaattagaCGTAATTCCGCCATACATATCCGTGTTTTTAGGAAAGAAGCGATGGGTATATTACAGTGTAAAGCAAAATGA
- the LOC127064050 gene encoding uncharacterized protein LOC127064050: protein MDKLTNFTRGINTTTSPISAQNCASNSSGSAFLDRVLITAPSWISVNQDLRWIFLLHTYGFASLFFVLGFYTFFSILNLRSLISSRPFMSTINIFLCLLGASRAACLFIDPYNLKEIMPKIIGSTMWDIGFPCITSAFCLIQLTFLQLTQLKFGPEKIQNESFLSLIITGHFFFVIVSDVALTSHNCYMAKYVVQTVFLIWSILLYLTFLHAGYKVMHLLRTMPSSMLTRDNSNAHQKGIMQLAMLAPYSNLATSVAAAALVPTLLGPKIKDSEQNESANVEGNSEYKGNSLKISKKQEQDQMEVSHNVSSLREETPVQPVSTVPEVYVRPPTPTPSTANLPIITVSSPSRRSSLASRRGSDVSRSSRRNSECSVKFINEEDVLPITDFKYGAEFSSKYSPSIDRSQLPERIARRHSENITPTGSTKELRRCSDFSHEKNRSSQFATKLRRNSDFGNRTPRRMLPPVEQRLPKVLDLSPAGSRRNSDIGTFISVKHESRRNSDFSYRRNSEVAHFKPLVINRRSSDISIRTLDKSPTHYQSIVPQKIEIQEKSESDSDQPDCNEKAALMNEKMKNKGEDTKIRKKSLSWKTDKSKDESEEITAETNLLPENSGTENKITGTDFTLHSILNHIAYVNRAKSDAPLHLPEANTAAARKSQIRRVLHVTYTTAILGIILCILDLVRVFGPYGLLAEAVAYDTRPLLTQFPKPWPWLLYQTLCRAIELIMGCAMASITKQPSVSPRHQYLSSYPDYSTRMKRGNNLYI, encoded by the exons ATGGACAAGCTAACTAATTTTACTCGTG GTATCAATACTACAACATCTCCAATATCAGCGCAGAATTGTGCTTCAAATTCATCAGGCTCTGCATTTCTTGACAGAGTATTAATTACTGCTCCATCGTGGATTTCTGTAAATCAAGATTTGAGATGGATTTTTCTTCTGCATACTTATGGATTTGCAAGCCTTTTCTTTGTACTTGgattttatacgtttttttctattttaaatttaag atCCCTTATATCAAGCCGCCCTTTTATGTCaacgattaatatatttttatgtttattggGTGCATCAAGGGCTGCATGTTTATTTATAGATCCTTATAATCTTAAAGAAATAATGCCAAAGATTATAGGGTCCACTATGTGGGATATTGGATTTCCCTGTATTACTTCTGCATTTTGCCTTATACAATTGACCTTCTTGCAATTAACACaa ctTAAGTTTGGGccagaaaaaatacaaaatgaatCATTTCTTAGTCTTATTATAACaggacatttcttttttgtaattgtaAGTGATGTTGCTTTAACATCACATAATTGTTACATGGCAAAATATGTTGTTCAAACTGTATTTCTGATATGgagtattcttttatatttaacatttttgcaTGCAGGCTATAAAGTCATGCATTTATTGAGAACAATGCCAAGTAGTATGTTAACAAGAGACAATTCTAATGCTCATCAAAAAG gcATTATGCAACTTGCTATGCTAGCACCATATAGTAATCTTGCAACATCAGTAGCAGCTGCTGCATTGGTGCCTACTTTACTTGGtcctaaaatcaaagattcaGAACAGAATGAAAGTGCCAATGTAGAAGGAAATTCAGAATATAAAG gtaactctttaaaaatatctaaaaaacaagaacaagatCAAATGGAAGTGTCTCATAATGTTTCATCTTTACGAGAAGAGACTCCTGTTCAACCAGTATCTACTGTACCTGAAGTTTATGTTAGACCACCAACACCTACTCCATCAACTGCAAATTTACCAATAATAACAGTTTCTAGTCCAAGTCGAAGAAGTTCTTTAGCAAGTAGACGTGGGAGTGACGTATCTCGTTCATCACGTAGAAATTCAGAATGTAgtgttaaatttataaacgaagaagatgTTTTGCCAATTACTGACTTCAAATATGGTGCTGAATTCAGCTCTAAGTATTCTCCTAGCATTGATAGAAGTCAATTACCAGAACGAATAGCACGTCGACATTCTGAGAATATTACACCAACTGGCAGCACAAAAGAATTAAGAAGATGTTCTGATTTTTCTCATGAAAAAAATCGTAGTTCTCAGTTCGCCACTAAATTAAGAAGGAACAGCGATTTTGGTAACAGAACACCAAGGAGAATGTTACCACCGGTTGAACAGAGATTGCCAAAAGTCTTAGATCTCAGTCCTGCAG GTTCACGACGTAATTCTGATATTGGCACTTTTATATCTGTCAAACACGAATCACGAAGAAATTCTGACTTCTCCTATAGACGAAATTCCGAAGTGGCGCACTTTAAGCCATTAGTTATAAATCGTCGTAGTAGCGATATAAGTATTAGAACATTGGATAAAAGTCCTACTCATTATCAAAGTATAGTTCctcaaaaaatagaaatacagGAGAAGTCTGAATCGGATTCAGATCAACCGGATTGTAATGAAAAAGCTGcattaatgaatgaaaaaatgaagaataaagGTGAAGATAccaaaatacgaaagaaaagcttGTCTTGGAAAACGGATAAAAGTAAAGATGAATCAGAAGAAATAACAGCTGAAACTAATTTGCTTCCTGAAAATTCTGGAACAGAGAATAAAATTACG GGAACTGATTTTACATTGCATTCAATACTAAATCACATAGCATACGTGAATAGAGCCAAATCAGATGCACCGCTGCATTTACCAGAAGCCAATACTGCAGCTGCCAGAAAATCTCAAATTCGAAGGGTGTTACATGTTACATATACCACAGCAATTTTAGGAATCATATTGTGTATCTTAGATCTTGTTCGTGTTTTTGGACCCTATg gaCTCTTAGCAGAAGCAGTAGCGTATGATACACGGCCATTGCTAACTCAATTCCCCAAGCCATGGCCTTGGTTATTATATCAAACATTGTGCAGAGCCATAGAACTCATAATGGGTTGTGCAATGGCAAGTATAACAAAACAACCATCAGTGAGCCCACGTCATCAATATTTAAGTAGTTACCCCGATTATAGCACACGTATGAAACGAGGTAacaatctttatatataa